GCGGGTGCATCACGGTCAGGTCGTCCTTGGCCGCCGCAAGCGTGTCGGCGTCGATCTGGTACTGGCCGGCGACCTCGCGGTACTCGCTCTCGTCGGGGAACCGCTCGGCCTGGATGCGCGTCACGTAGAGCACGTCCAGTTCCGGGAGAATCTCGTCGAGTTCGGTGTGCTCGCGGATACCCGCGCCGGCCTCGTGGAGGTCGTAGCGGACCGACCGCGGGAGCTGGAGCGACTCGGGGCTGATGAAGTGCTGGCTGGCGTCGACGGTCGTGAGCGCGTGCGCCAGCGAGTGGACCGTCCGGCCGTACTTCAGGTCGCCCATGATACCGATAGTCAGGTCGTCGAAGCCGGCGTTCTCCCGGATGGTGTAGAGGTCGAGCAGCGTCTGTGTCGGGTGCTGGCCGGCCCCGTCGCCGGCGTTGACGAGCGGCACGTCGACGAACTCGCTCGCCATCTTCGCCGACCCCTCCATGGGGTGGCGGAGCACGAGCGCGTCGGTGTACCCCTCGACGACGCGGACGGTGTCGGCCAGCGACTCGCCCTTCTTGACGCTCGAGGATTCGACCGAGCCCATGTCGACGATGTCGCCGCCCAGGCGCTTCATCGCCGTGGTGAAGCTCATCTTCGTCCGGGTGCTCGGCTCGAAAAAGAGCATGCCGAGCAGCGTGTCGCTGTGCCG
Above is a window of Haloarcula sp. DT43 DNA encoding:
- the pyrB gene encoding aspartate carbamoyltransferase; this encodes MRHDHIISAKQLSRGDIETVLDHAADIAADPGAFADRHSDTLLGMLFFEPSTRTKMSFTTAMKRLGGDIVDMGSVESSSVKKGESLADTVRVVEGYTDALVLRHPMEGSAKMASEFVDVPLVNAGDGAGQHPTQTLLDLYTIRENAGFDDLTIGIMGDLKYGRTVHSLAHALTTVDASQHFISPESLQLPRSVRYDLHEAGAGIREHTELDEILPELDVLYVTRIQAERFPDESEYREVAGQYQIDADTLAAAKDDLTVMHPLPRVDEIAHDVDETTHAQYFQQAHNGVPVRMALLDLILGGDQ